A single window of Eleginops maclovinus isolate JMC-PN-2008 ecotype Puerto Natales chromosome 19, JC_Emac_rtc_rv5, whole genome shotgun sequence DNA harbors:
- the cldn23l gene encoding claudin-23 — MHTPASMVMGIVFAPLGLVLVFTAAITPQWREGQARLGMTGPGSILRSGVKGQGVGIRSGAVEALLLLRSDGLWESCLQVEHSELKQCWPVAGPYQRDPRVRLAQGLILTSLFLCGTGIVLACIGVRCWTDIPLRGVAATGGLLVVTAGLLSLTALGVYTHNLARLGMAFPNQGINNPRFPHLILRPACSLYFGWLGSCLQVVGGIALMFSFKRPRYPTCPSCPELTVCPACRSCPEITNKHDTEVYEVSC; from the coding sequence ATGCACACTCCAGCCTCCATGGTGATGGGTATTGTCTTTGCCCCTTTGGGATTGGTCCTGGTCTTCACTGCCGCCATCACCCCTCAGTGGAGAGAGGGACAGGCTCGTCTGGGCATGACAGGGCCGGGGTCGATTCTTCGCTCAGGAGTGAAAGGTCAAGGGGTGGGGATCAGGTCTGGGGCAGTGGAAGCTCTGCTACTACTGCGCTCTGATGGACTTTGGGAGAGCTGCCTGCAGGTGGAGCACTCAGAGCTGAAGCAGTGCTGGCCTGTGGCGGGTCCGTATCAGAGGGACCCAAGGGTTCGCCTGGCACAAGGTTTGATCCTGACCTCATTGTTCCTCTGCGGCACTGGCATCGTTCTGGCGTGTATCGGGGTCCGGTGCTGGACAGATATACCTCTGAGAGGTGTAGCAGCTACAGGTGGACTCCTGGTGGTGACAGCCGGGCTGCTGAGTCTGACTGCACTCGGGGTGTACACCCACAATCTTGCAAGACTGGGGATGGCGTTTCCAAATCAAGGGATCAATAACCCCAGGTTCCCCCACCTCATCCTGCGTCCAGCGTGCTCGCTCTACTTTGGGTGGTTGGGTTCTTGTTTACAGGTGGTCGGAGGCATTGCTCTGATGTTCAGCTTCAAACGACCAAGATATCCCACCTGCCCATCCTGCCCAGAGCTAACCGTCTGCCCTGCATGCCGTTCATGTCCGGAGATCACCAACAAGCATGACACAGAGGTATATGAAGTCAGCTGTTAG